The Fundidesulfovibrio magnetotacticus genome includes a region encoding these proteins:
- a CDS encoding zinc-dependent alcohol dehydrogenase, translating to MKALLYRRSIPRYLLSAFFSAVQRRRFHHLVTPLALEEVAFKPARPGWSTLRTRLCGICGSDVNLLKGAESMLLEPYASLPMVLGHEILADVEAAPSGNGPAPGVRVVVEPVLDCSVRELPPCPACARGDYNLCERFLDGALPPGSVLGFNAAASGGMAPLTAAHPGKLLPVPENVSDEDAILTDSMASAMQPVLENFPEPGQSVLVIGAGILGQHTVRCLRALGFAGRIVLAARHPFQADLGRQGGADEILRKATRQELARAFQGRFLPTTMGGGNIEGGVDVVFDCVASPRTLEDSLVTLRARGRYVMIGTAGTLKNTDFSSLWFRQLTVTGTAMYATAPWNGERVRTYQLCLDLLASGSYPTAGLFSGAYPLAEWKKAFQAAFDKSGSGSMKLAFAPRI from the coding sequence ATGAAAGCCCTGCTCTACCGACGCTCCATCCCGCGCTACCTGCTTTCGGCCTTTTTCAGCGCCGTCCAGCGCCGCCGCTTCCACCATCTGGTCACCCCCCTGGCCCTGGAGGAGGTGGCGTTCAAGCCCGCACGCCCCGGCTGGTCCACCCTGCGCACCCGGCTGTGCGGCATCTGCGGCTCCGACGTGAACCTGCTCAAGGGCGCGGAGTCCATGCTCCTGGAGCCCTACGCCTCCCTGCCCATGGTCCTCGGGCACGAAATCCTCGCCGACGTGGAGGCCGCGCCCTCGGGCAACGGCCCCGCGCCCGGCGTTCGCGTGGTGGTGGAACCCGTCCTGGACTGCTCGGTCCGCGAGCTGCCCCCCTGCCCCGCCTGCGCCCGGGGCGACTACAACCTCTGCGAACGCTTCCTCGACGGCGCGCTCCCCCCGGGCTCCGTGCTGGGCTTCAACGCCGCCGCATCCGGCGGCATGGCCCCGCTCACCGCCGCGCACCCCGGCAAGCTCCTCCCCGTGCCCGAAAACGTCTCCGACGAGGACGCCATCCTTACCGACTCCATGGCCTCCGCCATGCAGCCCGTGCTGGAAAACTTCCCCGAGCCCGGGCAGTCCGTGCTCGTGATCGGCGCGGGCATCCTGGGGCAGCACACCGTGCGCTGCCTGCGCGCACTGGGCTTCGCCGGGCGCATCGTCCTGGCCGCGCGCCACCCCTTCCAGGCCGACCTGGGCCGCCAGGGCGGCGCGGACGAGATCCTGCGCAAGGCCACCCGGCAGGAGTTGGCCCGCGCCTTCCAGGGGCGCTTCCTCCCCACCACCATGGGCGGCGGCAACATCGAAGGCGGCGTGGACGTGGTCTTCGACTGCGTGGCCTCCCCGCGCACCCTCGAGGACTCCCTGGTGACACTGCGCGCGCGCGGCCGCTACGTGATGATCGGCACGGCCGGGACCCTCAAAAACACGGATTTCTCCAGCCTCTGGTTCCGACAGCTCACCGTCACGGGCACGGCGATGTACGCCACGGCCCCCTGGAACGGCGAGCGTGTGCGCACCTACCAGCTCTGCCTGGACCTGCTCGCCTCCGGCAGCTACCCCACCGCCGGACTCTTCTCCGGAGCATACCCTCTCGCGGAGTGGAAGAAAGCCTTCCAGGCCGCGTTCGACAAGTCCGGCTCCGGCTCCATGAAGCTGGCCTTCGCCCCCAGGATCTGA
- a CDS encoding glycosyltransferase family 2 protein has product MMNGKKVVVVMPAYNAATTLERTLAEVPRDIVDDVILVDDASRDNTIEHARKLGIRCFLHERNWGYGRNQKTCYSEALKLGADVVIMVHPDYQYTPLIIPAMANLATSGLYDVVIASRILGGTALAGGMPGYKYVSNRFLTLAQNLLMGAKLSEYHTGYRAFTREVLEKLPLWENSDDFVFDNQMLAQSIYFGFKVGEVSCPTKYFDEASSINFKRSCIYGLGCLGTAWKFRMQKWGKAKHAIFDPNGRGLSDPEANYYSDQTATIFPPE; this is encoded by the coding sequence ATGATGAACGGCAAAAAAGTGGTGGTGGTCATGCCGGCCTACAATGCCGCCACCACCCTGGAGCGCACCTTGGCCGAGGTGCCTCGCGATATCGTGGACGACGTCATTCTCGTGGACGACGCCAGCCGCGACAACACCATCGAGCACGCGCGCAAGCTGGGCATCCGCTGCTTCCTGCACGAGCGCAACTGGGGCTACGGCCGCAACCAGAAGACCTGCTATTCCGAAGCCCTCAAGCTGGGCGCCGACGTGGTGATCATGGTCCACCCGGACTACCAGTACACCCCGCTCATCATCCCCGCCATGGCCAACCTGGCCACCTCGGGCCTCTACGACGTGGTCATCGCCTCGCGCATCCTGGGCGGCACGGCCCTGGCCGGCGGCATGCCCGGATACAAATACGTCTCCAACCGTTTCCTCACCCTCGCCCAGAACCTGCTCATGGGCGCGAAGCTTTCGGAATACCACACCGGCTACCGCGCCTTCACCCGCGAAGTGCTGGAGAAGCTCCCCCTCTGGGAAAACTCCGACGACTTCGTCTTCGATAACCAGATGCTCGCCCAGTCCATCTACTTCGGCTTCAAAGTGGGCGAAGTGAGCTGCCCCACCAAATACTTCGACGAGGCCAGCTCCATCAACTTCAAGCGCTCCTGCATCTACGGCCTGGGCTGCCTGGGCACCGCCTGGAAATTCCGCATGCAGAAATGGGGCAAGGCCAAACACGCCATCTTCGACCCCAACGGACGCGGACTCTCCGACCCCGAAGCCAACTACTATTCCGACCAGACCGCCACCATCTTTCCCCCCGAATAG